In Sulfuracidifex metallicus DSM 6482 = JCM 9184, a single window of DNA contains:
- a CDS encoding DUF61 family protein, with amino-acid sequence MIDKIFDLGFKDVFSSLPKEFVTINDALKGKNTIKLANGITHQMKSEEIEKLSSNIPIYMWSMVKIPFIIIKTMNVGEYLISGSEWEKRGISTLIGRESDSLTTVDVEELIKKYRSIIFISLTSSFMQLDE; translated from the coding sequence TTGATAGATAAGATATTTGATTTAGGTTTTAAAGATGTTTTTAGCTCTCTTCCGAAAGAATTTGTTACGATAAATGATGCATTAAAAGGGAAAAACACCATAAAGCTGGCTAACGGTATAACTCATCAGATGAAATCGGAAGAGATAGAAAAATTATCCTCTAATATACCAATTTACATGTGGTCTATGGTAAAAATACCTTTTATAATAATTAAAACAATGAATGTTGGCGAATATTTAATTTCAGGCTCCGAGTGGGAGAAACGTGGAATATCGACCCTCATTGGAAGGGAAAGCGACTCATTAACCACGGTAGATGTAGAAGAACTTATTAAGAAGTATAGATCTATAATATTTATAAGTTTAACTAGCTCATTTATGCAACTAGACGAGTAA
- a CDS encoding BadF/BadG/BcrA/BcrD ATPase family protein, with product MYLLIDAGGTSTKGFLYDGKKVVSTYRGPPGSVATVGFERSVKAIEQVVHFYKARFDGISIALAGTDVHDNLETARNLIYNRIGKFAPKVKIEHDAHVVLLSNAEEGCSMIAGTGSIIYCFDGKRRIIKGDRGWLVGDPCSGFWFGREYLKAVLEEFQGLKRISCMLKSSGFKEEDELVKFLYQNSCNQEKIASFSSKLFSCVTMDPDARSILQKGLRDIWRIIILATRTSNQNSLYYFGGLFNSDIFENSFLNFVFHMKERYKIDLNVKKSNDIINGLMRLLEF from the coding sequence ATGTATCTCCTAATAGATGCAGGTGGAACGTCAACTAAGGGATTCCTCTATGATGGTAAGAAGGTCGTATCTACTTACAGAGGTCCCCCGGGTAGCGTTGCAACCGTAGGTTTTGAACGTTCTGTGAAGGCAATAGAGCAAGTTGTACATTTTTATAAAGCTAGATTTGACGGTATTTCTATAGCCTTAGCTGGTACCGATGTTCACGATAATTTGGAAACTGCAAGAAATCTTATATATAATAGAATAGGAAAGTTCGCCCCTAAGGTGAAGATAGAGCATGATGCCCACGTTGTCCTCCTTTCGAACGCTGAAGAGGGCTGTTCAATGATAGCCGGTACTGGAAGCATTATTTATTGTTTTGATGGGAAGAGGAGAATAATTAAAGGTGATAGAGGCTGGTTAGTAGGTGATCCCTGCTCTGGCTTTTGGTTCGGCAGGGAATATTTGAAGGCGGTTTTAGAGGAGTTTCAGGGGCTAAAAAGAATCAGTTGCATGTTAAAGTCTTCCGGCTTTAAGGAAGAGGACGAGTTGGTAAAATTTCTTTATCAAAATTCATGTAACCAAGAGAAAATTGCTTCGTTTTCATCTAAACTATTTTCCTGTGTAACTATGGATCCAGACGCTAGATCAATTTTACAGAAAGGTCTTAGAGACATATGGAGGATAATTATATTAGCTACAAGGACTTCAAATCAAAATTCATTATATTATTTTGGAGGCCTATTTAACTCTGATATCTTTGAGAATTCATTCTTAAATTTTGTTTTTCATATGAAAGAAAGATATAAAATAGATTTAAACGTTAAGAAAAGCAATGATATAATTAATGGTCTTATGAGACTTTTAGAGTTCTAG
- a CDS encoding DUF5622 domain-containing protein: protein MIKLVIMLKHDKYVYIEVKRSLNEKKEEKFYVKARSFKAKDYNSPDRYVIAGIKKEKPPRGASVIKVDDVPLEIKEKLLGNK from the coding sequence ATGATAAAATTGGTCATTATGCTAAAGCACGACAAATACGTTTACATAGAGGTTAAAAGATCTCTAAATGAAAAGAAAGAAGAGAAGTTCTACGTAAAAGCTAGATCTTTCAAGGCTAAAGATTATAACTCCCCTGACAGATATGTTATAGCAGGCATAAAGAAGGAGAAGCCGCCTAGAGGAGCTAGTGTTATAAAAGTTGACGACGTTCCTTTAGAGATAAAGGAGAAATTACTCGGCAATAAATAA
- a CDS encoding TATA-box-binding protein: MENIVATVTLDQNLDLYAMERSIPNIEYDPDQFPGLIFRLEQPKVTSLIFKSGKMVVTGAKSTDELIKAVKRIIKTLRRYSIRILGKPKIQIQNIVASANLHVHVNLDKAAFLLENNMYEPEQFPGLIFRMDEPKVVLLIFSSGKMVITGAKREDEVYKAVRKIFEKLNELECISAVEEEEELEL; this comes from the coding sequence ATAGAAAATATAGTTGCTACCGTTACCTTGGATCAGAACTTGGATCTTTATGCTATGGAGAGAAGCATACCCAACATAGAATATGACCCTGATCAATTTCCTGGTTTAATATTTAGACTAGAACAACCCAAAGTAACATCGCTTATATTCAAATCTGGAAAAATGGTCGTCACTGGAGCTAAAAGCACAGACGAGCTAATTAAGGCAGTTAAAAGGATAATTAAAACCCTAAGGAGATATAGCATAAGGATATTAGGGAAGCCTAAGATACAAATTCAGAATATTGTGGCTTCAGCTAACTTACATGTCCACGTCAACTTGGACAAGGCTGCGTTCTTACTTGAAAACAACATGTACGAACCAGAGCAGTTCCCTGGTTTGATATTCAGGATGGATGAACCTAAGGTAGTTCTATTAATATTTAGCAGTGGAAAGATGGTAATTACTGGGGCAAAAAGGGAAGATGAAGTGTACAAGGCAGTAAGGAAAATCTTTGAGAAATTAAATGAGCTTGAATGCATAAGCGCAGTTGAAGAAGAGGAGGAACTAGAACTCTAA
- a CDS encoding transcription initiation factor IIB family protein, with product MKCPECGEDTLINDPTTNQRVCTSCGYVDEEQLIDTGPEWRAYTQRDRLNKERIGAPLSDSIHDRGLTTRLDVSSKNRYISMKLKRIHEKTRVSNNDKKLVTLLSILNDQSAKMGLPDYVKNTASTILRKLVATKAANRVDKNTLVAASLYQACKINQIPRHHQEFKDKFSLERNEFWKAIKKVQSIKQISPDLKSKIKPNEYIPMVNTSLNLPQTVATKASQLVERMYEDGMSSGKGYLALSAAAVYLISTLMDKKKTQKEIADALKITEVTIRNRYKDIVGAFDIEVKI from the coding sequence ATGAAGTGCCCAGAATGCGGAGAAGATACTTTGATAAACGATCCTACAACTAATCAACGAGTCTGTACTAGCTGTGGTTATGTTGATGAAGAACAACTAATTGATACCGGACCGGAATGGAGAGCATACACGCAAAGAGACCGTTTAAACAAGGAAAGAATAGGAGCTCCTTTGTCCGACAGTATACATGACCGTGGGCTTACAACTCGTTTAGACGTATCATCAAAAAATAGATACATTTCAATGAAACTTAAAAGAATACATGAAAAGACCAGAGTCTCTAATAACGATAAAAAGTTAGTTACGCTACTGTCCATACTAAATGATCAGAGCGCCAAGATGGGACTTCCTGACTACGTTAAAAATACTGCCTCTACTATACTGAGAAAATTGGTTGCTACTAAGGCAGCTAACAGAGTAGACAAGAATACGTTGGTTGCAGCTTCGTTATATCAAGCATGTAAAATAAATCAAATCCCCAGACACCATCAAGAGTTCAAAGATAAGTTTTCACTTGAAAGAAATGAGTTCTGGAAAGCGATTAAAAAAGTTCAGTCAATAAAACAAATCTCGCCAGATCTTAAGTCTAAGATTAAACCTAACGAGTATATTCCAATGGTAAACACTTCTCTTAACCTTCCACAAACCGTAGCCACAAAGGCGTCACAGTTGGTGGAAAGAATGTACGAGGATGGAATGAGTAGTGGAAAAGGTTATTTAGCTTTAAGTGCTGCAGCAGTTTACCTCATAAGTACATTAATGGACAAGAAAAAGACTCAAAAAGAAATAGCAGATGCCTTAAAGATAACTGAAGTAACTATTAGGAACAGATATAAAGATATCGTAGGCGCTTTCGACATTGAAGTCAAGATATAA
- a CDS encoding fibrillarin-like rRNA/tRNA 2'-O-methyltransferase produces MSEVMEVKETKMENVFECLFSDGAERLCTKNMAVGSNVYGERLVKYQGVEYREWNAYRSKLAGAIMKGLKENPVKRGVKVLYLGAASGTTPSHISDIIEEKGKVYSVEFSARVVRELILVAQKRPNMFPILADARFPQNYRSLVEDADVLYVDIAQPNQTDIAIYNAEFFLKHGGYMLLAIKARSIDVTKDPKEIYKSELEKIEKAGFVADQVINLDPYDKDHSMFIAKYER; encoded by the coding sequence ATGTCTGAAGTAATGGAAGTGAAAGAAACTAAAATGGAAAACGTCTTTGAGTGTCTATTTAGTGATGGAGCTGAAAGGCTATGCACTAAGAACATGGCAGTAGGTTCTAACGTTTACGGAGAAAGGTTAGTCAAGTATCAAGGAGTAGAATACAGAGAATGGAACGCTTATCGTAGTAAGCTAGCCGGAGCAATAATGAAAGGATTAAAGGAAAATCCAGTTAAACGCGGGGTTAAAGTTCTCTATCTGGGGGCAGCTTCAGGAACTACGCCAAGTCACATTTCAGATATTATTGAAGAAAAAGGTAAGGTATACAGTGTTGAATTTTCCGCTAGAGTAGTAAGGGAGTTAATACTTGTAGCTCAAAAAAGACCCAATATGTTCCCTATATTAGCGGATGCTAGATTCCCACAAAACTATAGGAGCCTAGTAGAGGACGCCGATGTATTATATGTAGATATAGCACAGCCTAATCAGACTGACATTGCAATATATAATGCAGAGTTCTTCCTAAAACATGGAGGCTATATGCTTCTTGCTATAAAGGCTAGAAGCATTGACGTTACTAAAGACCCTAAGGAAATTTATAAATCAGAACTGGAGAAGATCGAGAAGGCAGGTTTCGTCGCTGATCAAGTAATTAACCTAGATCCATACGATAAGGATCACTCCATGTTTATAGCAAAATATGAGAGATGA
- a CDS encoding C/D box methylation guide ribonucleoprotein complex aNOP56 subunit (functions along with aFIB and aL7a; guides 2'-O-methylation of ribose to specific sites in RNAs), protein MKVYLVEHAIGSFAFDENGELKDFVVNGKDVGKIVSILTENEKGVPFPSAVELLKKLNPSEVVVENESEVPQLQAMGYKATFKPHHLGARTFRESMVKYALESKFAEKEEEVYSFLYQLSMEYTRSKLRGASQRRDLLAIQAIRAIDDIDKTINLFSERLREWYSLHFPELDRLIEDHLQYARIISYFGYRDNIALEGLKEIGFTDNKASKIYDAAKKSIGADISDDDLKAVRMLSDNILEKYKIRDNLTNYLEEVMREVAPNVTALVGASLGARLLSIAGSLQDLAKMPASTIQVLGAEKALFRALRSGSRPPKHGVIFQYQSIHMSPRWQRGKIARALAAKLAIASRIDAFSGRYVGDQLVESLNKRIEEIKTKYAQPPARPAKEDRGEPREERREERRGGGSKGKWRNKKGKNKGKGNRGNRRNR, encoded by the coding sequence ATGAAAGTTTACTTAGTCGAACATGCTATAGGGTCCTTTGCCTTTGATGAAAATGGAGAGCTTAAGGATTTCGTCGTCAACGGTAAAGACGTAGGAAAGATAGTTTCTATATTGACGGAAAACGAAAAGGGAGTTCCATTTCCTTCAGCAGTGGAACTTTTAAAGAAACTTAACCCATCAGAAGTTGTAGTTGAAAACGAATCAGAAGTACCTCAACTTCAGGCTATGGGCTATAAAGCTACGTTTAAGCCACACCATTTAGGTGCAAGGACTTTCAGGGAATCCATGGTTAAATATGCTTTAGAATCCAAATTTGCTGAGAAAGAGGAAGAAGTTTACTCATTTCTGTACCAACTTTCAATGGAATATACTAGAAGCAAGCTTAGGGGGGCTTCGCAGAGAAGGGATCTTCTTGCAATACAAGCGATTAGGGCAATAGACGACATAGATAAAACGATCAATTTATTCTCAGAGAGGCTTAGGGAATGGTATAGTCTTCACTTCCCAGAATTAGATAGGCTAATAGAGGATCATTTACAGTATGCTAGAATTATCTCCTACTTTGGTTATAGAGACAATATAGCGTTAGAAGGATTAAAAGAAATAGGATTCACTGATAATAAGGCCTCCAAGATATATGATGCTGCAAAGAAGAGCATTGGTGCTGATATATCTGATGATGATTTGAAAGCAGTAAGGATGCTCTCCGATAATATTCTCGAGAAGTATAAGATAAGGGACAACCTTACCAATTATTTAGAAGAAGTTATGAGGGAAGTTGCACCTAACGTAACAGCGCTGGTGGGCGCTTCTCTAGGTGCACGTCTTCTTAGCATAGCTGGCAGTCTTCAAGATCTAGCAAAGATGCCCGCCAGTACTATACAAGTTTTAGGTGCTGAGAAGGCCCTATTTAGAGCTTTAAGGAGCGGCAGTAGGCCACCTAAACATGGAGTTATATTCCAATATCAAAGTATACATATGTCTCCTAGATGGCAGAGAGGAAAAATTGCGAGAGCCTTGGCTGCTAAATTGGCAATAGCGTCTAGGATAGATGCATTTAGCGGAAGATATGTAGGAGATCAGCTGGTAGAATCCTTGAACAAAAGGATAGAGGAAATAAAGACCAAGTACGCTCAACCTCCTGCTAGACCAGCAAAGGAAGATAGGGGTGAGCCCCGTGAAGAGAGAAGGGAAGAACGAAGAGGAGGTGGATCCAAAGGAAAGTGGAGAAATAAAAAGGGAAAGAACAAAGGAAAAGGTAATAGAGGAAACAGAAGAAATAGGTGA
- a CDS encoding tRNA (guanine(10)-N(2))-dimethyltransferase, protein MMKKAKVVEGKATFYIPDPQDYIKDGKFDPAWLPVFYNPRMKINRDISVELAKVISPKIVIDAFSASGVRGIRYALEAGVSHVIFNDVDKNAISLIEENIKLNSIQSFEIYNMDANALLNSKRGFFVDIDPFGSPSPFILSAVRSVGRRGVIGFTATDLSPLEGSSPRSCRRKYGAINNRKLSFSKEVGVRILLGRIASEASVEEKGIFPIMSFYYGHFFRVFIRVEEGATKADSSLENLGLVAECPKCGFHKFSNDSCDLRKCEICGSEMTVAGPLWLGSLYESEVLTSMNSEGEAGKLLNKIKQEISAPAFYYSLDKFSSMLNLPAVPSTKDIVECTSGFYTHFDPKGVKTNMDYSEVIKCMKNSIKN, encoded by the coding sequence ATGATGAAGAAGGCTAAGGTAGTTGAGGGTAAAGCTACATTTTACATACCAGATCCTCAAGACTACATCAAAGACGGTAAGTTTGACCCGGCATGGTTACCAGTATTTTATAATCCTAGAATGAAAATTAATAGAGATATAAGCGTAGAGCTGGCCAAAGTTATATCACCTAAAATTGTAATAGATGCCTTCTCAGCCTCTGGAGTTAGGGGGATAAGGTATGCTCTAGAGGCCGGTGTATCCCATGTTATATTTAATGATGTTGATAAAAATGCAATATCATTAATTGAGGAAAACATTAAGCTAAATTCTATTCAGTCTTTCGAAATATATAATATGGACGCCAACGCTCTTTTAAATAGTAAGAGAGGCTTCTTTGTAGATATAGATCCTTTCGGTTCTCCTTCCCCATTTATCCTTTCAGCTGTAAGGTCTGTTGGAAGAAGGGGAGTAATTGGATTTACCGCAACTGACTTGTCCCCGCTGGAGGGAAGCTCACCTAGATCATGCAGAAGAAAGTACGGAGCAATTAATAATAGGAAGCTTTCTTTTTCAAAGGAAGTTGGAGTAAGAATATTATTGGGAAGAATAGCTAGCGAAGCGTCAGTGGAAGAGAAGGGAATATTTCCTATCATGAGTTTCTATTACGGTCATTTTTTCAGAGTCTTTATAAGGGTCGAGGAAGGGGCAACTAAGGCAGACTCCTCACTTGAGAACTTAGGTTTAGTCGCAGAATGCCCAAAATGCGGTTTTCATAAGTTCTCCAATGATTCATGTGATCTACGTAAGTGTGAAATTTGCGGTTCAGAAATGACAGTTGCCGGTCCACTTTGGCTGGGCAGTTTATATGAAAGCGAAGTCTTAACCTCAATGAACTCAGAAGGGGAAGCGGGTAAATTATTGAATAAGATAAAACAAGAAATCTCAGCTCCGGCTTTCTATTACTCATTGGATAAATTCTCCTCTATGCTGAATCTTCCTGCAGTTCCTTCAACCAAGGATATAGTAGAATGCACTTCAGGTTTTTATACGCATTTCGATCCTAAAGGAGTAAAAACAAATATGGACTATTCAGAGGTCATAAAATGTATGAAGAATTCAATAAAAAATTGA
- a CDS encoding winged helix-turn-helix transcriptional regulator: MGSDFSDYEELVKTKIRETGEKGISQQELARAVGIPVRDVAVIVKKLIERKIVAKKAIKENGKNVIKLFPLKSSDVALYVELKAVNQIPCMTCNILSKCGDGTHISPSTCNKLSFWILDGVGGAS; encoded by the coding sequence ATGGGATCAGATTTCTCAGATTATGAAGAGCTTGTAAAAACAAAGATAAGAGAAACTGGAGAGAAAGGAATTTCTCAGCAAGAGCTTGCTAGAGCTGTCGGGATACCAGTAAGGGATGTGGCAGTAATAGTCAAGAAGTTAATAGAGAGAAAGATCGTAGCAAAGAAGGCAATAAAGGAGAACGGCAAAAACGTAATAAAGCTCTTTCCCTTGAAGTCTTCCGATGTGGCTCTTTACGTCGAGCTTAAAGCGGTAAACCAAATACCGTGTATGACGTGTAATATTCTCTCTAAATGTGGAGATGGTACTCATATTTCTCCGTCCACTTGTAACAAGCTATCTTTTTGGATATTAGACGGAGTAGGAGGAGCCTCATAA
- a CDS encoding DUF373 family protein, translating into MARTIVIYIDIDDDLGEIGIETPVIGEEAVRKAIDTASEYMVYDSDFNSMVAAFNTYKRLKREGEDVEIVFIAGSNKSELEAQLAFSSKIDDVIEKLHPDQAIVVYDSPEDAKAIPIVQSRIKISAIEQVIVEQHRGVEETYMLIGRYLKRAFSEEKFSRIFLGVPGLIFVLVGIFSLLDLSYYIGPVILATIGVAMIIRGLRIDEQLEKWWENSVIMVITSVISIISVIIGIVSLDLELQSIRIMTLSQGIYIVLGTLLPYFTFSIVVLFSGKAISKAVYRDIRIWHDLIKVVSTIFLYYVIFDFLNEIIRNQFLGGEALFTLALSSAVIISSYIALSFVEKSKFTKTG; encoded by the coding sequence ATGGCAAGAACAATAGTAATCTACATTGACATTGACGATGATCTTGGAGAAATAGGTATAGAGACCCCTGTAATAGGGGAAGAGGCTGTCAGAAAAGCTATAGATACAGCCTCTGAATATATGGTTTATGATTCAGATTTCAACTCTATGGTCGCCGCTTTTAACACTTACAAGCGTCTAAAGAGAGAAGGAGAGGATGTCGAGATAGTTTTCATAGCCGGTTCAAATAAGAGCGAATTAGAGGCACAGCTGGCTTTTTCTTCAAAGATAGACGATGTTATAGAGAAGTTGCATCCAGACCAGGCCATTGTTGTATACGACAGTCCAGAAGATGCTAAGGCTATTCCAATTGTTCAATCTAGAATAAAGATCTCTGCAATAGAGCAAGTGATAGTAGAGCAACACAGAGGAGTGGAGGAGACTTACATGCTAATAGGACGTTACCTGAAGAGGGCGTTTTCTGAGGAGAAATTCTCAAGGATATTTTTAGGTGTTCCTGGGCTAATATTCGTTTTAGTAGGAATTTTCTCATTGCTGGACCTTTCTTACTATATTGGTCCAGTTATATTGGCCACAATAGGCGTGGCTATGATAATAAGAGGGCTAAGGATAGATGAGCAATTAGAGAAATGGTGGGAGAACTCAGTTATAATGGTTATTACGTCCGTGATCTCTATTATATCAGTCATAATAGGGATAGTGAGCTTAGATCTAGAGCTCCAATCCATTAGAATAATGACTTTGAGTCAAGGGATTTACATAGTTTTAGGTACATTGCTTCCTTACTTTACGTTTTCTATAGTTGTCTTATTTAGCGGCAAGGCAATATCCAAGGCCGTATACAGAGATATTAGAATATGGCATGACTTAATTAAGGTAGTTTCTACAATATTTTTATATTATGTAATTTTTGATTTTCTTAATGAGATAATAAGAAATCAATTCCTAGGTGGAGAAGCCCTATTTACGTTAGCACTATCGTCAGCAGTAATAATATCCTCTTATATAGCATTAAGTTTCGTAGAGAAATCCAAATTTACTAAAACAGGCTAA
- a CDS encoding metallophosphoesterase: MIAISDSVFIDGDLPVLYLKRLDGIVMSDIHIGYEQDMAKRGIYIPNVQKKRFLSVYEKSLSTFNFKKLIINGDFKHTFEKLTKQEKDELSEILSRTREDGIEVKVIKGNHDNYISLVVEKFDNVELMDSMEVDNFMITHGHKTIEKKDDKTFILGHEHPRLSIRDRIGYVKRFQVFLSIPVRDSSSKIIVLPPVGTYQAGNDVTMFHSNYMSPLIRNYGSLENAKPYVIVEGEGIMEFPELKLLRKIII; the protein is encoded by the coding sequence ATGATAGCCATATCTGACTCCGTTTTCATAGATGGAGATCTTCCTGTACTTTACCTAAAGAGATTAGATGGAATAGTAATGTCAGACATTCACATAGGTTATGAACAAGACATGGCTAAGAGGGGTATATATATACCTAATGTACAGAAGAAGCGATTCCTCTCGGTCTATGAGAAATCACTATCTACCTTCAATTTTAAAAAGTTAATAATTAACGGCGACTTTAAACACACATTTGAAAAGCTCACAAAACAAGAAAAGGACGAACTGTCGGAAATACTTTCACGAACTAGGGAAGATGGAATAGAGGTGAAGGTAATAAAGGGTAATCATGATAACTACATTTCCCTAGTCGTTGAGAAGTTCGATAACGTGGAACTTATGGATTCTATGGAAGTGGACAACTTCATGATAACGCATGGTCATAAAACCATTGAGAAAAAGGATGATAAAACTTTCATTTTAGGTCATGAACACCCGAGGCTTTCCATAAGGGACAGAATAGGATATGTAAAGAGATTCCAAGTCTTTTTAAGTATTCCCGTAAGAGATTCCTCATCAAAGATAATAGTTTTACCTCCGGTAGGAACATATCAAGCTGGAAATGACGTTACGATGTTTCACTCAAACTATATGAGCCCACTAATAAGAAACTATGGATCTCTAGAAAACGCAAAGCCATACGTAATAGTGGAAGGTGAAGGGATCATGGAGTTCCCTGAATTGAAGCTTTTAAGGAAGATCATTATTTAA
- a CDS encoding 30S ribosomal protein S30e, with the protein MPSHGSLTKAGKVRSQTPKVEAKEKHKEPPRMRNKMEFSKRANGQQPSNSNKRRR; encoded by the coding sequence ATGCCATCTCATGGTTCGCTAACTAAAGCAGGTAAGGTAAGGAGCCAAACTCCTAAGGTTGAAGCAAAAGAGAAACATAAGGAACCGCCCAGGATGAGGAATAAGATGGAGTTCTCCAAAAGGGCTAATGGGCAGCAGCCTTCCAATTCAAATAAGAGGAGAAGATAA
- a CDS encoding helix-turn-helix domain-containing protein, with protein sequence MAFELDEILRLLSLRDYKFSVITYPDTNRRSIDIIVEGYKQRRFLIRVPTERVGKDEIKDLKKIASATESAALVVTEDAEEDIVNRIDKVYGVSPYALERALDGDKLYIYKTRGGIFIKIKHEILKEKREEMGLSIGELAKSLGVSRQAIYDYEKGDSDVTVEVAEKLLEIFGEDIIGNVFDDTCSQDVIEEDIGSHDNTKAKISASLKKKGFNVVNLKLAPADIIATTEKRRLVISIEPKDSNKAFKKFYDAKKLTLHMNGDLVIVARTNKVSNESKTEGFKTTSNLELADVLNDEEG encoded by the coding sequence TTGGCGTTTGAGCTGGATGAAATATTAAGACTGTTATCATTAAGGGACTATAAATTCAGCGTTATAACCTATCCCGATACGAACAGAAGGTCAATAGACATTATAGTGGAAGGATATAAACAGAGAAGATTTCTCATAAGGGTTCCCACAGAAAGGGTAGGTAAAGATGAGATAAAAGATCTAAAAAAGATCGCATCCGCGACCGAGTCTGCTGCGTTAGTTGTAACAGAAGACGCCGAGGAGGACATAGTTAACAGGATTGACAAAGTCTACGGGGTATCCCCCTATGCTCTAGAGAGGGCTTTAGATGGAGATAAACTTTATATTTACAAAACAAGGGGAGGTATTTTTATTAAAATAAAACATGAAATATTAAAAGAGAAAAGGGAGGAAATGGGACTTAGTATAGGAGAGTTAGCTAAATCGTTAGGAGTTTCCAGGCAGGCAATTTATGACTATGAGAAAGGTGATTCAGACGTAACTGTAGAGGTTGCAGAGAAGTTACTTGAGATTTTCGGCGAAGATATAATAGGTAATGTATTTGATGACACGTGTAGCCAAGATGTTATCGAAGAAGATATAGGTTCCCATGATAATACTAAGGCTAAAATTTCCGCTTCCCTCAAGAAAAAGGGTTTTAATGTTGTAAATCTAAAGCTAGCTCCTGCAGATATTATTGCTACAACCGAGAAAAGGAGATTAGTGATATCTATTGAGCCTAAGGACAGTAACAAGGCGTTTAAGAAATTTTACGATGCTAAGAAACTTACGTTACATATGAACGGTGATTTAGTGATTGTAGCTAGAACCAACAAGGTATCAAATGAGAGCAAAACAGAAGGATTCAAAACCACGTCTAACCTAGAGTTAGCCGATGTCTTGAATGATGAAGAAGGCTAA
- a CDS encoding H/ACA RNA-protein complex protein Gar1, which translates to MTRQKLIETNGIHKALDKNKILIRLKNNYDYTRLNMIGKVIVTEKGDRIGKVLDVLGNVSDPYALVMLTNNIDLNGKKIYVELPFMVRGK; encoded by the coding sequence ATGACACGCCAAAAGCTTATAGAAACTAACGGAATTCATAAGGCATTGGACAAAAATAAAATACTAATAAGGCTCAAAAATAATTACGATTATACTAGACTAAATATGATTGGAAAAGTAATTGTTACAGAGAAGGGAGATAGAATAGGTAAAGTTCTGGACGTCTTAGGAAACGTTAGCGACCCTTACGCTTTGGTAATGCTTACCAATAATATAGACTTGAATGGAAAGAAGATATACGTTGAATTACCTTTTATGGTGAGAGGTAAATGA